The Chryseobacterium geocarposphaerae genome has a window encoding:
- the ccoS gene encoding cbb3-type cytochrome oxidase assembly protein CcoS, which produces MDILYLMILCSVSLAAIFLVVFIVYAKKGQFEDDESPAVRILFDDEVKEEEIGNKETDKKEIGK; this is translated from the coding sequence ATGGATATTCTATATTTAATGATCCTATGCAGTGTTTCTTTAGCTGCGATTTTCTTGGTCGTATTTATAGTGTATGCCAAAAAAGGGCAGTTTGAAGATGATGAATCTCCTGCTGTCAGAATTCTTTTTGATGATGAAGTCAAAGAGGAAGAAATTGGCAACAAAGAAACAGACAAAAAAGAAATAGGAAAATAA
- a CDS encoding heavy metal translocating P-type ATPase, producing the protein MSENCFHCGQGIEKEQILFDEKVFCCNGCKSVYEILNTNNLSNFYELNKRAGIRPSDENSTQFDYLDTPEIFDKITDFSEGGTSLVTFKIPVIHCSSCIWLLESLHTLNKNIKYSQVNFTRKTLQISFNHNELKLSELANFLTNLGYKPVISLETADKNVDHLDKSLLVKFAIAAFAFGNGMFLAFPEYVGGEDYWMDHYKGLFRTLMCLLAVPVVFYSASDYYKSAWYGLKNKIVNIDVPIVLGIIVLFGRSLYEIVTDYGPGYFDTLCGLLFFMLLGKIFQKRTYNALSYDRDYKSFYPIAVTKVDFDGKQDNILLSEIKIGDRILVRNQEIIPVDAILINGEGNIDNSFITGESATISKQPGDKIFAGGKQIGSSLELEVIKNVDQSYLTQLWNKEAFKKHETGLDTLTNNISKYFTFIILGIALLSGIYWATVDLEKMFQVISAILIIACPCALALSAPFTFGHIMRILGRNKFYVKDTLTIEKIAKLDTIVFDKTGTITHRKKSNIKYEGSEIQDFDLQNIKTLLKNSNHPLSKSLYEFIEINDDYFPVENFMEISGKGYEANVRGNIYKIGSASYNNQESKNLETAVYISKNDEFLGKFIFKNEYRPGLANLFKKLTGYKIFILSGDNSFEESQLKQLIPNYQGMAFNQNPEDKLNYIKTLQDKNLKVAMLGDGLNDAGALKQSNVGIAIADDTNSFTPSSDVIMNGEKVVTLDKYLNVCKGSITIVKMTFIISFLYNVIGLSYAVTGHMHPLFAALIMPASSITVVSFTTLSTWILGRKYFKKQA; encoded by the coding sequence GTGAGCGAGAACTGTTTTCATTGTGGTCAAGGGATAGAAAAGGAACAAATTCTGTTTGACGAAAAAGTCTTTTGTTGCAACGGCTGCAAATCTGTCTACGAAATTCTGAATACCAATAATTTAAGTAATTTCTACGAACTGAATAAGAGAGCCGGAATTCGTCCAAGTGATGAAAACTCCACTCAGTTTGATTATTTAGATACTCCTGAAATTTTTGATAAGATCACCGATTTTTCGGAAGGAGGAACAAGTCTGGTCACATTCAAAATCCCGGTAATCCACTGTTCATCTTGCATTTGGCTATTGGAAAGCCTTCATACTTTAAATAAAAACATTAAGTATTCTCAGGTTAATTTCACCAGAAAGACCTTACAGATCTCTTTCAACCATAACGAATTAAAATTAAGCGAATTAGCTAACTTTTTAACCAATTTAGGATACAAACCTGTCATTAGCCTTGAAACTGCAGACAAAAACGTTGATCATCTCGACAAATCTCTATTGGTAAAATTTGCGATTGCAGCTTTTGCCTTCGGTAACGGAATGTTTTTAGCCTTCCCGGAATATGTAGGCGGAGAAGATTATTGGATGGACCATTACAAAGGTCTTTTCAGAACCCTGATGTGCCTTTTGGCCGTTCCTGTTGTATTCTATTCAGCGTCTGACTATTATAAATCGGCTTGGTATGGATTAAAAAATAAAATTGTCAACATTGATGTTCCTATCGTTTTGGGAATTATTGTTCTTTTCGGGCGAAGTCTTTACGAGATCGTAACGGATTATGGACCAGGATATTTCGATACATTGTGCGGGCTTTTATTCTTCATGCTTTTAGGTAAAATCTTTCAGAAAAGAACTTACAATGCGCTTTCCTATGATAGAGATTACAAATCTTTTTATCCCATTGCTGTAACTAAGGTTGATTTTGATGGAAAACAGGATAATATTCTTCTTTCCGAAATAAAAATCGGTGACAGAATTTTGGTTAGAAATCAGGAAATCATTCCTGTTGATGCTATTCTGATTAACGGCGAAGGAAATATTGACAACAGCTTTATCACAGGAGAAAGCGCCACAATCAGTAAACAGCCCGGAGATAAAATTTTTGCCGGAGGAAAACAGATTGGATCCTCTCTGGAACTGGAAGTCATAAAAAATGTCGATCAAAGCTACCTGACCCAATTGTGGAATAAAGAAGCTTTTAAAAAGCACGAGACAGGTCTTGATACATTAACCAACAACATCAGTAAATATTTTACATTCATCATTTTAGGAATCGCATTACTCTCAGGAATTTACTGGGCAACTGTTGATTTGGAAAAAATGTTCCAGGTAATTTCTGCCATTCTGATTATCGCATGCCCATGTGCACTTGCCCTATCCGCCCCGTTCACTTTCGGACACATTATGAGGATTTTAGGTCGAAATAAATTCTATGTAAAAGATACCTTAACCATAGAAAAAATCGCAAAACTGGACACGATTGTTTTTGATAAAACAGGAACCATTACCCACAGAAAAAAATCGAATATCAAATATGAAGGTTCTGAGATTCAAGATTTTGATTTACAAAACATTAAAACTCTATTAAAAAACTCTAACCATCCGCTTTCAAAGTCTTTATATGAGTTTATTGAAATTAATGATGACTATTTCCCTGTTGAAAATTTCATGGAAATTTCCGGGAAAGGATATGAAGCGAACGTAAGAGGAAATATCTATAAAATCGGTTCAGCAAGCTATAACAATCAGGAATCTAAAAATTTAGAGACTGCCGTTTATATCAGTAAAAATGATGAATTCTTAGGGAAGTTTATCTTCAAAAACGAATACCGACCGGGACTTGCTAATCTATTCAAAAAGCTTACAGGCTATAAAATCTTTATCTTAAGTGGTGACAATTCTTTTGAAGAGAGTCAGCTTAAACAACTGATTCCTAATTATCAGGGAATGGCATTTAACCAAAACCCTGAAGACAAACTGAATTATATCAAAACCTTACAGGATAAAAACCTAAAAGTAGCGATGTTAGGAGACGGACTGAATGATGCAGGAGCATTAAAACAAAGTAATGTAGGAATTGCCATTGCTGACGACACCAACAGCTTTACTCCATCTTCCGATGTGATCATGAATGGTGAAAAAGTGGTTACTTTAGACAAATACCTAAATGTATGCAAAGGCTCGATCACCATTGTGAAAATGACATTTATAATCAGTTTTCTTTATAATGTTATCGGTTTAAGTTACGCAGTTACAGGACATATGCATCCGCTTTTTGCTGCATTGATTATGCCTGCAAGTTCTATCACCGTGGTTTCGTTTACCACACTTTCGACCTGGATTTTAGGAAGAAAATATTTCAAAAAACAGGCGTAA
- a CDS encoding Crp/Fnr family transcriptional regulator, with protein MPQEQQLAIEERFARVFNDKSFKERLSNADFEKYISAKKKMSFQKHDIIFEDGEIPKGVYVLEKGAAKLSKSGAFGKDQILRFIKEGDIIGYRALLCGENFQAKAEAMTDVECTFLPSDVFMHLLEVDSQLSFVMLQKISYELGESSNTITFLAQKTVRERLAEILLLLEQKLGVDPEGFIKISLTREEIANIIGTATESAIRLISEFKQDSLIEVDGRNIKILNHDKLMKLGHVVL; from the coding sequence ATGCCGCAGGAACAACAGCTCGCTATTGAAGAAAGATTTGCCAGAGTTTTTAATGATAAATCATTCAAAGAAAGACTTTCTAATGCAGATTTTGAGAAATACATTAGCGCAAAGAAAAAAATGAGTTTTCAAAAGCATGACATCATTTTCGAAGACGGAGAAATCCCAAAAGGAGTATATGTTTTGGAAAAAGGTGCTGCTAAACTATCTAAATCAGGAGCTTTTGGAAAAGACCAGATTTTAAGATTTATAAAAGAAGGCGATATCATCGGGTATCGTGCTCTGCTTTGTGGCGAGAATTTTCAGGCAAAAGCTGAAGCTATGACAGATGTTGAGTGTACTTTCCTTCCTTCAGATGTTTTCATGCACCTCTTGGAGGTTGATTCTCAGCTTTCATTTGTGATGCTTCAGAAAATTTCTTATGAATTGGGGGAGTCTTCCAACACCATCACTTTCCTGGCTCAGAAAACAGTGAGAGAAAGATTAGCAGAAATATTATTGCTTCTTGAGCAAAAATTAGGAGTAGATCCGGAAGGATTTATCAAGATTTCTTTAACAAGAGAAGAAATTGCAAACATTATCGGGACGGCAACAGAAAGCGCCATCCGTTTGATTTCCGAGTTTAAACAAGATAGTCTTATCGAAGTAGACGGGAGAAATATCAAAATTCTTAACCACGACAAATTAATGAAACTAGGTCACGTAGTTTTATAA